A genome region from Hymenobacter chitinivorans DSM 11115 includes the following:
- a CDS encoding acyl carrier protein: MRSSTTSAPKSIQQQVLRIISKRKAIKPTRLRVSSNLSRELGFDTVDVVDIILEIERNFHITIPDEVPLSTVGDFVTYVATHTPSHDWAA, from the coding sequence ATGCGTTCTTCAACGACTTCCGCCCCCAAATCCATTCAGCAGCAGGTGCTGCGCATTATCAGCAAGCGTAAAGCCATCAAACCAACTCGCTTGCGCGTGAGCAGCAACCTGAGCCGGGAACTGGGCTTCGACACGGTAGATGTCGTGGATATCATCCTCGAGATTGAGCGTAACTTCCACATCACCATTCCCGATGAAGTGCCCCTGAGCACCGTCGGCGACTTTGTGACCTACGTGGCCACGCACACGCCCTCCCACGACTGGGCCGCGTAG
- a CDS encoding SDR family NAD(P)-dependent oxidoreductase, translated as MEKRFQDKVCFVTGATSGIGRATAMQLAREGGKVAVLGRNAEEGREVVRDIKAEQGEAIFIRTDVGKDAQLRRAVERTLATWQRIDVLINDAAMMTFDPILKLDPKQWDTLMAVNVRAFFRLCQLCLPHMDGGSIVVISSVHAHQTTPNVVPYAASKGAIEAFVRGLSLEIPHTQARINAVAPGAVDTPMLWSNPNVKSGKEKITGQVGTPEELAAAICFLASPEANFINGSTLAVDGGRLAAL; from the coding sequence TAACCGGGGCTACTTCCGGCATTGGTCGGGCCACGGCCATGCAGCTGGCCCGGGAAGGAGGCAAAGTGGCAGTATTGGGCCGCAACGCCGAAGAAGGCCGCGAAGTCGTGCGCGACATTAAAGCGGAGCAGGGCGAAGCTATTTTCATCCGCACCGACGTAGGCAAGGACGCCCAGCTGCGGCGGGCCGTGGAGCGCACCTTGGCCACCTGGCAGCGCATCGACGTGCTGATCAACGACGCGGCCATGATGACCTTTGACCCCATCCTCAAGCTCGACCCCAAACAGTGGGATACGCTGATGGCCGTCAACGTGCGAGCCTTTTTCCGGCTCTGCCAGCTCTGCCTGCCCCACATGGATGGCGGCAGCATCGTGGTCATCAGCTCAGTGCACGCCCACCAGACCACGCCCAACGTGGTGCCCTACGCGGCCAGCAAAGGCGCCATCGAAGCCTTTGTGCGCGGCCTGAGCCTGGAAATTCCCCACACCCAGGCCCGCATCAACGCCGTAGCGCCCGGCGCCGTGGACACGCCCATGCTCTGGAGCAACCCCAACGTGAAAAGCGGCAAGGAGAAAATCACCGGCCAGGTCGGCACCCCCGAAGAGCTGGCCGCCGCCATCTGCTTCCTGGCTTCCCCCGAGGCCAACTTCATCAATGGCTCCACCCTGGCCGTCGACGGCGGCCGCCTGGCGGCTCTGTAA
- a CDS encoding C40 family peptidase, producing the protein MKNSILYCLAAASLALSFFFEYAPESSNTSGTAAIVATASLLPDFSGDNGDENHSVVTSRDSLAYSYYSQTLGLKLTYNEDQNLLRTVTDWIGTPYRYGSNSKSGTDCSGFVTRVFKEVYGITLQRSSRSMFEKVKRVGKDEMQSGDLVFFRRGPGQPIYHVGIYLQDGKFAHSATNGGVMISSLNQAYYHRNFYAAGRVDLN; encoded by the coding sequence ATGAAAAACAGTATCCTGTATTGCCTCGCCGCTGCCTCGCTGGCCCTCTCTTTCTTCTTCGAATACGCTCCCGAATCTTCCAATACCTCCGGCACTGCCGCCATCGTGGCCACTGCCTCCTTGCTACCCGACTTCTCGGGTGACAATGGTGACGAAAATCACTCTGTCGTTACCTCCCGCGACTCGCTCGCCTACAGCTACTACTCCCAGACCCTGGGCCTCAAGCTGACCTACAACGAAGACCAGAACCTGCTCCGCACCGTCACCGATTGGATCGGGACCCCCTACCGCTACGGCAGCAACTCCAAGTCGGGTACTGACTGCTCCGGCTTCGTGACCCGCGTTTTCAAAGAAGTTTACGGCATTACACTGCAGCGCAGCTCCCGCTCGATGTTTGAGAAGGTGAAGCGCGTGGGCAAAGACGAGATGCAGAGCGGGGATTTGGTATTCTTCCGCCGCGGCCCCGGTCAGCCCATCTACCACGTGGGTATCTACTTGCAGGATGGCAAATTCGCCCACTCGGCTACCAACGGCGGCGTGATGATCAGCTCCCTGAATCAGGCTTACTACCACCGCAACTTCTACGCCGCCGGCCGCGTAGACCTCAACTAA